The sequence below is a genomic window from Mycobacteroides abscessus ATCC 19977.
TGACGGGTATGGCCTACCGCCAGTTCGCGATCGACTACCCCCATATGTATCGGCTGATGTTCGGCGTGACGAGTGCGCACGGCGTCAACGCGCCCCGCAGGAACATGTTCGACACCTCGCACGTGACACCCGAGCACCCGAGCGCGGCCTACCTATTCCGTTGCGTTCAGCGGGCAATGGCGGCCGGACGCATCGACGGCTCCCCCGAGGACGCCGCGAAGGTGGCCGCCACCGCCGCCAAGTTCTGGACGGTCATGCACGGGTTTGTGATGTTGGAGCTGGCCGGATTCTGGGGTGAGGACGGTGCGGCGGTCGGTCCGGTGCTGGCCTCTATGACCACGGACCTTCTTGTCGCCCTGGGTGATACACCCGAGCGATTGAACAGTTCGGCAGCCGCGGCCGCGGCGCGGCTCGCGCCATCGGCCTGAGGCTCACGAAAGCCGTCGTACCCGAAGGGCCGAACCAGATGACGGTCACGTCGTCGAATGTGCCGATTGTGTCGATTCTGCGCAGATTCTCGACCGGATTCGCACACTCGCGCATAGCAACTGGCCCCGGACGTCCGTGGACGTCCGGGGCCAGTTTGTAAGGTACTGCGAACTACTTGACGGTGACCGTCGCGCCGGCGGCCTCGAGCTTGGCCTTGGCGTCGTCGGCAGCCTCCTTAGCGACCTTCTCCAGCAGCGGCTTGGGGGCGCCGTCGACCAGGTCCTTGGCTTCCTTCAGGCCCAGGCCGGAGACGATCTCGCGTACAACCTTGATGACGCCGATCTTCTTGTCGCCGGCGCTCTCCAGGATGACGTCGAACTCGCTCTGCTCTTCGGCAGCGTCAGCGGCGGCCGGGGCAGCGCCACCGACAGCGGCAACGGCGACCGGAGCGGCAGCGGTGACCTCGAACTTCTCCTCGAACGCCTTGACGAACTCGGACAGCTCGAGCAGGGTCAGCTCGGCGAACGCGTCAAGCAGTTCCTCGGTGCTCAGCTTTGCCATAATTTTGGTTCCTTCCTTGATTTACAACAGGTTTGGGTTTGGGTTACGCGAACGCTTACGCGGCGCTCTCTTCGCCGGCCTTCTTCTCCTGAAGAGCGGCGGCCAGGCGTGCAACCTGAGACGCCGGGGCGGCGAACAGCCCGGCAGCCTTGTTGAGGTTGCCCTTCATCGCGCCGGCCAGCTTGGCCAGCAGCACCTCGCGCGATTCCAGATCTGCGATGCGCTCAACCTCGGCAACTGACAGAGCGCGGCCATCCATGTAGCCGCCCTTGATGATCAGTGCCTTGTTGTCCTTCGCGAAGGTCTTGATGGCCTTCGCTGCGTCCACGGGCTCACCCTTGATGAACGCGATTGCCGTTGGGCCGGCGAACAAC
It includes:
- a CDS encoding TetR/AcrR family transcriptional regulator, whose translation is MVNVLPLCEHGKTMSSSARRNSEGTDRAVVRNPRVDLVSAAVRLLNEQGPDALQTRKIAAAAGTSTMAVYTYFGGMRELIAEVAEAGLRQFAEAQAAVEQSDDVIADFMLTGMAYRQFAIDYPHMYRLMFGVTSAHGVNAPRRNMFDTSHVTPEHPSAAYLFRCVQRAMAAGRIDGSPEDAAKVAATAAKFWTVMHGFVMLELAGFWGEDGAAVGPVLASMTTDLLVALGDTPERLNSSAAAAAARLAPSA
- the rplL gene encoding 50S ribosomal protein L7/L12, with product MAKLSTEELLDAFAELTLLELSEFVKAFEEKFEVTAAAPVAVAAVGGAAPAAADAAEEQSEFDVILESAGDKKIGVIKVVREIVSGLGLKEAKDLVDGAPKPLLEKVAKEAADDAKAKLEAAGATVTVK
- the rplJ gene encoding 50S ribosomal protein L10, with product MAKTDKVTAVAEITEQFKDSTATVITEYRGLSVSALATLRRSLGASATYAVAKNTLVKRAAADAGVEGLDELFAGPTAIAFIKGEPVDAAKAIKTFAKDNKALIIKGGYMDGRALSVAEVERIADLESREVLLAKLAGAMKGNLNKAAGLFAAPASQVARLAAALQEKKAGEESAA